A window of Cryptomeria japonica chromosome 3, Sugi_1.0, whole genome shotgun sequence contains these coding sequences:
- the LOC131033127 gene encoding transcription termination factor MTERF6, chloroplastic/mitochondrial, whose protein sequence is MRGQSQLLRNKSDHTAREAIHFLIDSGFTENQLKSTILKNPPILTLTVDRQLKPKMEFLKIFGWAPQDVPSVIARNPRLLSMSLENSLASRIPHLRSLFGSKDHLCKALKIAPQLLLSDFKKQVIPKGE, encoded by the coding sequence ATGAGAGGACAATCACAGCTGTTGAGAAACAAATCCGACCACACTGCTAGAGAAGCGATTCATTTTCTGATAGATTCTGGATTTACTGAAAACCAGCTTAAGAGCACCATTCTTAAAAACCCACCCATTCTTACGCTCACTGTGGATAGGCAGTTGAAGCCCAAGATGGAATTCCTGAAAATTTTTGGCTGGGCTCCTCAAGATGTGCCATCTGTTATAGCTCGCAACCCCAGATTGCTTTCCATGAGCTTAGAAAACTCTCTCGCTTCTAGAATCCCCCATCTTAGAAGCCTATTTGGCTCAAAGGACCATCTGTGCAAGGCTCTCAAAATAGCGCCTCAGCTTTTGCTAAGTGATTTCAAGAAGCAGGTGATACCTAAAGGGGAGTAA